The following are encoded together in the Acidobacteriota bacterium genome:
- a CDS encoding ferrous iron transporter B, producing MTTLVRLRPTAPPKRPGRIAILGAPNSGKTTLFNALTGHRAKAGNYPGVTVDRREGDLQRRFGADDVRLIDLPGVYSLEPQSDDETVAVRVLEGGFGEPVPDGVVVVVDATTIERGLPLLAEAAGLGLPVCVALTMIDELKARHGQIDTEELQQELGVPVVGVVGNRGLGIDDLGALVSAPWDWTQSPGLSQGAEAKTPEDRFAWARTVLGACRRDAPEPNRWTRRLDRFLLHPAIGSAVFLAFVAFFFQAIFTWATPAMDFLSGLMDGLADQVLATLPDTALTRLLADGVIRGVGAVIVFLPQIVLLFAVILFLEACGYMARAAFVVDRVMGWVGLEGRCFIALLSSYACAVPGIMATRTIPSPRDRLTTILVAPFATCSARLPVYILLIAAFIPADPVLGPFTWQGLALTGLYFLGTAAALLSAAVFKRGLLRGATLPFYLELPPYRLPRPSDIALGVWDRAKLFLRRAGTIILAASVVLWFLLNLPRRSADPQLSVAENQRAVLEGSYAASAGRLLEPVFAPMDFDWRINVGLVASQAAREVMVATLAQIYAHEGEDGEGLGVLLAGSGEGSAPPLLSRASALALLVYFALAMQCMSTLAVIRRETGGWRWPVFTFTYMNGLAWLSAWLTFVLASAAGA from the coding sequence ATGACGACGCTGGTCCGGTTGCGACCGACCGCGCCCCCGAAGCGGCCGGGACGTATCGCGATCCTGGGGGCGCCGAACTCGGGGAAGACGACCCTGTTCAACGCCCTCACCGGGCACCGGGCCAAGGCGGGGAACTACCCGGGTGTCACGGTCGATCGTCGCGAGGGCGATCTCCAGCGAAGGTTCGGAGCCGACGACGTTCGGCTGATCGATCTGCCGGGCGTCTACAGCCTCGAGCCGCAATCGGATGACGAAACGGTCGCTGTCCGGGTGCTCGAGGGTGGTTTCGGCGAGCCGGTTCCGGACGGCGTCGTGGTGGTCGTCGACGCAACGACGATCGAACGGGGGCTGCCGCTGCTGGCCGAAGCAGCCGGCCTCGGCCTGCCGGTCTGTGTCGCCCTGACGATGATCGACGAATTGAAGGCGCGACACGGCCAGATCGACACGGAGGAACTCCAGCAGGAACTCGGCGTGCCGGTGGTTGGAGTGGTCGGCAACCGCGGCCTCGGTATCGACGATCTGGGGGCATTGGTCAGCGCGCCCTGGGACTGGACCCAGAGCCCCGGCCTGTCGCAAGGCGCGGAGGCGAAGACTCCCGAGGACCGATTCGCCTGGGCCCGCACGGTCCTGGGCGCCTGCCGCCGGGACGCGCCGGAACCGAATCGCTGGACCCGGCGCCTGGACCGCTTCCTGCTTCACCCGGCCATCGGTTCCGCGGTTTTTCTGGCCTTCGTGGCGTTCTTCTTCCAGGCGATCTTCACCTGGGCCACTCCCGCCATGGACTTCCTGTCCGGACTGATGGACGGGCTTGCCGACCAGGTCCTGGCGACGCTGCCGGACACGGCGCTCACCCGCCTGCTCGCCGACGGCGTGATCCGCGGCGTCGGCGCGGTGATCGTCTTCCTGCCGCAGATCGTGCTCCTCTTCGCGGTCATCCTGTTCCTGGAGGCTTGCGGCTACATGGCCCGGGCCGCTTTCGTCGTCGACCGCGTGATGGGTTGGGTCGGCCTGGAGGGCCGCTGCTTCATCGCCCTCCTGTCCTCCTATGCCTGTGCCGTGCCCGGCATCATGGCAACGCGAACGATCCCGTCGCCGCGCGATCGGCTGACGACGATCCTGGTTGCTCCGTTCGCGACCTGCTCGGCCCGGCTGCCCGTCTACATCCTGCTGATCGCGGCGTTCATCCCCGCCGACCCGGTGTTGGGCCCCTTCACCTGGCAGGGCCTCGCGCTGACGGGCCTCTACTTCCTGGGCACGGCGGCGGCATTGCTTTCGGCGGCCGTGTTCAAGCGCGGCCTGCTGCGCGGCGCCACGTTGCCGTTCTACCTCGAGCTGCCGCCGTACCGGTTGCCCCGGCCCAGCGACATCGCTCTCGGCGTCTGGGACCGGGCGAAGCTCTTCCTGCGCCGAGCCGGCACGATCATCCTCGCTGCCAGCGTCGTCCTCTGGTTCCTGCTCAACCTGCCGCGGCGTTCGGCGGACCCTCAACTGTCCGTGGCCGAGAACCAGCGGGCGGTCCTGGAGGGTAGCTACGCGGCTTCCGCCGGGCGGCTGCTGGAACCCGTGTTCGCGCCCATGGACTTCGACTGGCGGATCAACGTCGGCCTGGTCGCCTCGCAGGCGGCCCGCGAGGTGATGGTCGCCACCCTGGCGCAGATCTACGCCCACGAGGGCGAGGACGGAGAGGGTCTCGGCGTTCTGCTGGCCGGCAGCGGGGAAGGCAGCGCGCCGCCGCTTCTGTCGCGGGCTTCGGCGCTTGCTCTGCTGGTCTACTTCGCCCTCGCGATGCAGTGCATGTCGACGCTGGCCGTGATCCGACGGGAGACCGGGGGTTGGCGATGGCCGGTCTTCACGTTCACGTACATGAACGGCTTGGCCTGGCTGAGCGCCTGGCTGACGTTCGTCCTCGCCTCGGCAGCCGGTGCCTGA
- the dnaB gene encoding replicative DNA helicase, with protein sequence MRAPVETTHSLPHSEESERAVLAAILLDAERHLAATSSRLKPEDYYFERHRLLYEAMLALQEAESPIDLRTLQARLEQRGEFESAGGVAYLATLEVDLPDLGRVDTYVEIIKERALRRRLIDACTKIYRTALDGGLEAQQALAEAEREVMDLSEEAVSRTFVPLDQIYRETIEHLEQSAANDFPGLRTGFVDLDRMTHGLQPGNLVIVAGRPGMGKTSLALNIAAHVAHQEGRAAGFFSLEMNEREIAMRVLCSTTDIPFHRLRGGQLSPRDWSRLHQAVSNSRNSPLFIDDSANPSLLEVASKARRLKVQSGLSLLVVDYLQLMNAGGRYENRNLEIGAITRGLKQLAKELEVPVVALSQLSRLPERRGKDHRPQLADLRESGNIEQDADIVMFVYREEVYEPEDPDVEGLADLIIAKHRNGETGSVRLVFLGDTTTFRNYDGHHAPPEGPN encoded by the coding sequence GTGCGCGCGCCGGTCGAAACCACCCACAGTCTGCCGCACAGCGAGGAGTCAGAGCGTGCGGTGCTGGCCGCGATCCTGCTCGACGCGGAGCGGCACCTGGCCGCTACGTCCAGCCGACTGAAGCCCGAGGACTACTACTTCGAGCGCCACCGACTGCTGTACGAAGCGATGCTGGCGCTTCAGGAAGCGGAGAGTCCCATCGACCTGCGCACGCTCCAGGCCCGACTGGAGCAACGCGGCGAGTTCGAATCGGCCGGCGGCGTGGCCTATCTGGCCACGCTCGAAGTCGACCTTCCCGACCTGGGCCGGGTGGACACCTACGTCGAGATCATCAAGGAGAGAGCTCTACGGCGGCGTCTGATCGACGCCTGCACGAAGATCTACAGGACGGCGCTGGACGGCGGCCTGGAAGCCCAGCAGGCCCTGGCCGAGGCGGAACGGGAGGTCATGGACCTGAGCGAGGAGGCCGTATCGAGGACCTTCGTGCCGCTCGACCAGATCTACCGGGAGACGATCGAGCACCTCGAACAGAGCGCGGCGAACGACTTCCCGGGCCTGCGCACCGGATTCGTCGACCTCGACCGGATGACCCACGGCCTGCAGCCCGGAAACCTGGTCATTGTTGCCGGGCGGCCGGGAATGGGCAAGACGAGTCTGGCGCTGAACATCGCCGCTCACGTCGCCCATCAAGAGGGTCGGGCCGCGGGTTTCTTCTCGCTGGAGATGAACGAGCGGGAGATCGCCATGCGGGTCTTGTGTTCGACAACCGACATCCCGTTTCATCGGCTACGCGGCGGCCAGTTGTCCCCGCGGGACTGGAGCCGCCTCCACCAGGCGGTCTCCAACAGTCGTAACTCGCCGCTGTTCATCGACGACTCGGCGAACCCGTCCTTGCTCGAGGTCGCATCCAAGGCGCGCCGTCTGAAGGTACAGAGCGGTCTCTCTCTGCTGGTCGTCGACTATCTCCAATTGATGAACGCGGGCGGCCGGTACGAGAACCGCAACCTGGAGATTGGCGCCATCACGCGAGGCCTGAAGCAGTTGGCCAAGGAACTGGAGGTGCCGGTCGTTGCCCTGTCGCAGCTCTCGCGGCTACCGGAGCGAAGAGGCAAGGACCATCGGCCGCAACTCGCCGATCTCCGGGAATCGGGGAACATCGAGCAGGACGCCGACATCGTCATGTTCGTCTATCGCGAAGAGGTCTACGAGCCCGAGGATCCTGACGTCGAAGGGCTGGCCGACCTGATCATCGCAAAGCACCGGAACGGTGAGACGGGTTCCGTGCGCCTCGTCTTTCTCGGCGACACGACGACGTTCCGTAACTACGACGGCCATCACGCGCCGCCGGAGGGGCCGAACTGA
- a CDS encoding FeoA family protein, with translation MDRTLADVADSSDGRLLEIAEVTGTDADSRRLREIGFCAGAPVRFIRRAPLGDPAMYELRGALMSLRRSEARRIRVHRAGA, from the coding sequence ATGGACCGAACCTTGGCCGACGTGGCCGACTCCAGCGACGGGCGGTTGCTTGAGATCGCTGAGGTAACCGGCACCGACGCCGACAGCAGACGCCTCCGGGAGATCGGCTTCTGCGCCGGAGCGCCGGTTCGGTTCATTCGCCGGGCGCCGCTCGGCGATCCCGCGATGTACGAGCTCCGCGGTGCGCTCATGAGCCTCCGCCGCAGCGAGGCGCGGCGGATCCGGGTCCATCGGGCCGGCGCATGA
- the alr gene encoding alanine racemase → MDLGALAVNLRAVRRSVGRAAVYGVVKADAYGHGAPDVALELERLGIDGLAVAVAAEVEELRDAGYGGRILLLGGPESSEDLARVVRRGATPVLTRLGQLAAWSVWLGRRGAGAGEALEVVVEVDTGMSRAGLKLSDWPAALDDLRTAPEFRLAGLMSHLAESELAESSFTGEQERRFADAFELLDSGERRSVPVHLANSSAALGRASARWTAVRVGGALYGLDLATLVDGSETPGLRPVMSVKAPIVDVRPVPAGAGVGYGRTWQAPDSARIALIRIGYGDGFSSGFGSGEVLVRGDRCPIVGQISMDSLTVDVTRVPGAAIGDECVLLGGQGQQRIGVGELAGRAGIAAYEVWCGLSRRLPRRVIDRRDRAREPDRGR, encoded by the coding sequence ATCGATCTCGGCGCCCTGGCGGTCAACCTTCGCGCGGTGCGGCGGTCGGTCGGTCGGGCGGCGGTCTACGGAGTCGTCAAGGCGGACGCCTACGGCCACGGCGCGCCGGACGTGGCTCTGGAACTCGAGCGGCTCGGCATCGACGGCCTGGCGGTGGCGGTCGCCGCAGAAGTCGAGGAGCTCCGCGACGCCGGGTATGGCGGGCGCATCCTGCTGCTCGGCGGCCCGGAGTCGTCCGAGGACCTGGCCCGCGTCGTTCGCCGGGGTGCGACGCCGGTGCTCACGCGCCTCGGGCAACTCGCAGCATGGAGTGTCTGGTTGGGCCGTCGCGGGGCTGGCGCAGGAGAGGCGCTGGAGGTCGTCGTCGAAGTGGACACCGGCATGAGCCGTGCCGGCCTGAAACTGAGCGACTGGCCGGCCGCGCTCGACGACCTGCGTACGGCGCCGGAGTTCCGGCTTGCGGGCTTGATGTCTCACCTGGCTGAGTCCGAGCTGGCCGAAAGTTCCTTTACCGGAGAACAGGAGCGGCGCTTCGCCGACGCCTTCGAGCTTCTCGACTCGGGTGAGCGCCGTTCGGTTCCTGTACACCTCGCGAACTCGTCCGCGGCGCTTGGACGCGCCTCCGCCCGCTGGACCGCGGTGCGGGTGGGCGGAGCCCTCTACGGGCTCGACCTGGCGACCCTGGTCGATGGCTCGGAAACGCCCGGCTTGCGGCCGGTCATGAGCGTCAAGGCCCCGATCGTCGACGTGCGGCCAGTACCGGCCGGCGCCGGCGTAGGCTACGGGCGCACCTGGCAGGCGCCCGATTCGGCCAGGATCGCCCTGATCCGGATCGGCTATGGAGACGGTTTCAGCTCGGGCTTCGGCAGCGGCGAGGTTCTGGTCAGGGGTGATCGTTGCCCGATCGTCGGTCAGATCAGCATGGATTCGCTGACCGTCGACGTCACCCGGGTTCCAGGCGCCGCGATCGGCGACGAGTGCGTCCTGCTCGGAGGACAGGGGCAGCAGCGGATCGGGGTTGGCGAACTGGCTGGCCGCGCCGGCATCGCGGCCTACGAGGTGTGGTGCGGTCTGAGCCGCCGTCTGCCACGCCGCGTGATCGACCGCCGCGACCGCGCTAGAGAACCGGATCGCGGCCGGTGA
- the def gene encoding peptide deformylase — translation MTVLPIRQYPDPVLRARCAPVVDFGPDLRRLVEDMIQTMHDAPGVGLAAPQVGVELRVAVVDATAGADPAAVRVLVNPEILDTLGVEAETEGCLSIPDFTEQVTRPASVRVAARDLEGRAYEIDADELEARAIQHELDHLDGILFVDRLRGLRRQRARSFLRRLRSPEPAVAGGN, via the coding sequence ATGACCGTCCTTCCCATTCGTCAATACCCGGATCCGGTGCTGCGGGCACGGTGCGCGCCTGTGGTCGACTTCGGTCCGGATCTGAGACGGCTGGTCGAGGACATGATCCAGACGATGCACGATGCCCCCGGAGTCGGCCTCGCGGCGCCGCAGGTCGGCGTGGAGTTGCGCGTCGCGGTGGTGGATGCCACGGCGGGCGCGGATCCGGCAGCGGTCCGGGTGCTCGTGAACCCGGAGATCCTCGATACCTTAGGCGTCGAGGCGGAAACCGAGGGCTGTCTGTCGATTCCCGACTTCACGGAGCAGGTCACACGGCCCGCTTCCGTCCGGGTCGCCGCCCGAGATCTGGAGGGGAGGGCGTACGAGATCGACGCGGACGAGCTCGAAGCGAGGGCGATCCAACACGAGCTGGACCACCTTGACGGCATCCTGTTCGTCGACCGTCTCCGCGGATTGCGCCGACAGCGCGCCCGGAGCTTCCTCCGCCGTCTGCGGTCGCCCGAACCGGCCGTCGCCGGCGGCAACTGA
- the cysS gene encoding cysteine--tRNA ligase produces the protein MKLFNSLGRRLQELEPLEPGHIRLYTCGPTVYDRVHIGNLRTFMFEDVLRRTLQFHGYRVTQAMNLTDVEDKIIAAALKAKVDIGTFTAPHVGSFFEDLATLRIERVEHYPRATEHVAEMVAMIERLQATGYAYRADDSVFFRIAADEDYGKLSGIDLDQVRRGQRVQSDEYDKEDARDFVLWKGAKKGEPKWPSPWGPGRPGWHIECSAMSQKYLGKTFDIHCGGVDNLFPHHENEIAQSESANCCPQARYWLHSEHLTVDGEKMSKSLGNCYTLGDLLDRGLSARSIRYLLVSVHYRQQLDFTFDKLAEADRALKRVDDMRFRLAHGVEKESDPAPLERAAGDFETAFATALADDLNTAAALGAVFTFVHEVNGLIDHGLPPGGRIRVEACLDRADEVLAVLDAAAWAESTATGGELSDAEIEALVAARSEARASRDFAAADRIRDQLSEAGVVVEDARDGSRWKRT, from the coding sequence GTGAAACTCTTCAACTCCCTCGGACGGCGCCTGCAGGAGCTCGAGCCGCTCGAGCCCGGTCACATCCGCCTCTACACCTGCGGTCCCACGGTCTACGACCGTGTGCACATCGGCAACCTGCGCACGTTCATGTTCGAGGACGTCCTTCGCCGCACGCTTCAGTTCCACGGCTACCGGGTCACGCAGGCGATGAACCTCACCGACGTCGAGGACAAGATCATCGCCGCCGCGCTCAAGGCGAAAGTCGACATCGGTACCTTCACTGCGCCCCATGTCGGGTCGTTCTTCGAGGACCTGGCCACTCTTCGCATTGAACGGGTGGAGCACTACCCCCGGGCGACCGAGCACGTCGCCGAAATGGTCGCCATGATCGAGCGTCTGCAGGCGACCGGCTACGCCTATCGCGCCGACGACTCGGTCTTCTTCCGGATCGCCGCCGACGAGGACTACGGAAAGCTGTCGGGAATCGACCTCGATCAGGTTCGGCGCGGCCAGCGCGTGCAGAGCGACGAGTACGACAAGGAAGATGCGCGCGATTTCGTCCTCTGGAAGGGGGCGAAGAAGGGCGAACCCAAGTGGCCGTCACCCTGGGGACCGGGACGGCCGGGATGGCACATCGAATGCTCGGCGATGAGTCAGAAGTACCTGGGCAAGACCTTCGACATCCACTGCGGCGGCGTGGACAACCTCTTTCCCCACCACGAGAACGAGATCGCCCAGAGCGAGTCGGCCAACTGCTGTCCGCAGGCGCGCTACTGGCTTCACTCGGAGCACCTGACGGTGGACGGCGAGAAGATGTCCAAGTCCCTCGGCAACTGCTACACCCTGGGCGACCTTCTCGACCGCGGCCTTTCCGCCCGCTCGATCCGCTATCTGCTGGTGTCGGTGCACTACCGCCAGCAACTGGACTTCACGTTCGACAAGCTGGCTGAGGCCGACCGCGCACTGAAGCGCGTCGACGACATGCGCTTCAGACTCGCCCACGGGGTGGAGAAGGAGAGCGATCCGGCACCGCTGGAACGGGCCGCCGGCGACTTTGAGACCGCCTTCGCGACGGCTCTGGCCGACGACCTGAACACAGCCGCCGCGCTGGGCGCGGTCTTCACGTTCGTGCACGAAGTGAACGGGCTCATCGACCACGGCCTGCCGCCCGGTGGCAGGATCCGGGTCGAGGCCTGCCTCGACCGGGCCGATGAGGTACTGGCCGTACTCGACGCCGCGGCCTGGGCGGAGTCCACGGCAACCGGAGGCGAGCTGAGCGACGCCGAGATCGAGGCCCTGGTCGCGGCCAGGAGCGAGGCGCGGGCGAGCCGCGACTTCGCCGCGGCAGACCGGATTCGCGACCAGCTGAGCGAGGCCGGAGTGGTCGTGGAGGACGCACGGGACGGCAGCCGCTGGAAGCGAACCTGA
- a CDS encoding enoyl-CoA hydratase/isomerase family protein has translation MSDGGQGNGEVTVTIGDDLVAEIEIHRPPNNFFDLDLIGELATVIGELDERDDCRAAVLCSEGKHFCAGANLNARRDATGDGGERHLYDEAVRLFDTKTPIVAAVQGAAVGGGLGLALMPDFRVACPEARFSANFARLGFVQGFGLTVTLPRLVGRQRAMELFYTGRRVKGEEALRIGLCDDLVPLGQIRARARELAGEIAVSAPLAVRSIREMMRGRLAAEIRAATDHEKAEQNRLRQTADFAEGVRAMTERRPPRFVGA, from the coding sequence ATGAGCGATGGCGGTCAGGGCAACGGCGAAGTGACGGTGACGATCGGTGACGACCTGGTCGCCGAGATCGAGATCCACCGGCCACCCAACAACTTCTTCGATCTCGACCTGATCGGCGAACTGGCGACGGTGATCGGGGAACTGGACGAACGGGACGACTGCCGCGCGGCCGTGCTCTGCTCGGAGGGCAAGCACTTCTGCGCGGGCGCGAATCTGAACGCGCGGCGGGACGCGACCGGCGACGGTGGCGAGCGCCATCTCTACGACGAGGCCGTTCGCCTGTTCGACACGAAGACCCCGATCGTTGCGGCCGTCCAGGGTGCGGCCGTCGGCGGCGGCCTGGGACTGGCATTGATGCCCGACTTCCGGGTCGCCTGCCCCGAGGCGCGCTTCTCGGCCAACTTTGCTCGGCTGGGCTTCGTACAGGGTTTCGGGCTGACCGTGACGCTGCCGCGCCTCGTCGGCCGCCAGCGGGCGATGGAGCTGTTCTACACCGGCCGCCGGGTCAAGGGCGAGGAAGCGCTGCGGATCGGTCTCTGCGACGATCTCGTGCCTTTGGGCCAGATACGTGCGCGTGCGAGGGAGCTTGCCGGGGAGATCGCTGTCTCGGCGCCGCTCGCGGTGCGCTCGATCCGGGAGATGATGCGCGGACGGCTGGCGGCGGAAATCCGCGCCGCCACGGACCACGAAAAGGCGGAGCAGAACCGGCTGCGGCAGACCGCGGACTTCGCGGAAGGGGTGCGAGCCATGACCGAACGGCGCCCGCCGCGATTCGTCGGCGCCTGA
- a CDS encoding YraN family protein, which yields MCPARGSPPRLSGAEAERAAADLLEARGHRILERNFRSPVGELDLIAMDGDTLCFVEVKARFDPRFGGAAAAVDRRKRGRLVRAAEAFLCQPERSALRRGPCRFDVVTATWSDAEGDWTFTHYPDAFTVDDAGRRSWL from the coding sequence GTGTGTCCTGCCAGGGGATCGCCGCCGCGCCTGAGCGGCGCGGAGGCTGAGCGGGCCGCGGCCGACTTGCTCGAGGCACGAGGCCACCGGATTCTGGAACGGAACTTTCGCTCGCCGGTCGGCGAACTCGACCTGATCGCGATGGACGGCGACACGCTCTGTTTCGTGGAGGTCAAGGCCCGCTTCGACCCGCGATTCGGCGGCGCCGCCGCTGCCGTGGACCGCCGCAAGCGCGGGCGTCTGGTTCGAGCCGCGGAGGCTTTCCTGTGCCAACCGGAGCGGTCAGCTCTCCGGCGGGGCCCCTGCCGCTTCGACGTCGTGACGGCGACCTGGTCGGACGCCGAAGGCGACTGGACCTTCACGCACTATCCCGACGCATTCACGGTAGACGACGCCGGGCGCCGAAGCTGGCTGTGA
- a CDS encoding phosphoribosylaminoimidazolesuccinocarboxamide synthase, with the protein MNVLEGLPEPRRGKVRDIYDLGDRLLLVASDRVSAYDFVLSPEIPDKGKVLNQLTNFWFDRLGDVIPNHLVETDVRRFPADVQAHADYLNGRSVLVRKAEVVPYECVARGYLAGSAFREYQETGRACGHDLPAGMTRAEQLDDAIFTPATKAEEGHDENIDYDTLVEGVGADMAATLRRVTLELYNRGRELAAGRGLILADTKFEFGMVDGRLILIDEVLTPDSSRYWDAAQWRPGTEPVSFDKQPVRDWVAGTGWDKASPPPELTPEVVNETRERYLDAFRRVTGRDPVL; encoded by the coding sequence ATGAACGTCCTCGAAGGTCTTCCGGAGCCCCGCCGCGGCAAGGTGCGGGACATCTACGATCTCGGCGACCGGCTGCTGCTGGTGGCGAGCGACCGCGTGTCCGCCTACGACTTCGTCCTCTCTCCGGAGATTCCGGACAAGGGCAAGGTGCTGAACCAGTTGACGAACTTCTGGTTCGACCGGCTCGGCGACGTCATCCCCAATCACCTGGTCGAGACCGACGTTCGCCGCTTCCCCGCCGACGTGCAGGCGCACGCCGACTACCTCAACGGCCGGTCGGTGCTCGTGAGAAAAGCGGAGGTCGTGCCTTACGAGTGCGTGGCCAGGGGCTACCTCGCCGGCAGCGCGTTCCGGGAGTATCAGGAGACTGGGCGCGCCTGCGGCCACGATCTGCCGGCCGGAATGACCCGGGCCGAGCAACTGGACGACGCGATCTTCACGCCGGCGACGAAGGCCGAGGAGGGCCACGACGAGAACATCGACTACGACACCCTGGTTGAAGGCGTCGGCGCCGACATGGCGGCGACCCTCCGGCGGGTGACGCTCGAGCTCTACAACCGGGGCCGGGAACTCGCGGCCGGCCGCGGCCTCATCCTCGCCGACACGAAGTTCGAGTTCGGCATGGTCGATGGGCGTCTGATCCTGATCGACGAAGTGCTGACTCCGGATTCGTCGCGCTACTGGGACGCGGCGCAGTGGCGCCCCGGTACCGAGCCCGTCTCCTTCGACAAGCAACCGGTCCGCGACTGGGTCGCAGGGACCGGCTGGGACAAGGCCTCTCCGCCGCCGGAACTGACCCCCGAGGTCGTCAACGAGACCAGGGAGCGCTATCTCGACGCGTTCCGCCGGGTCACCGGCCGCGATCCGGTTCTCTAG
- a CDS encoding cohesin domain-containing protein yields MAATILATVFLLACESGGRSPTAPVSPVTTGGVSFLPVSPNGAAIALRGGASGSALEIEVYAVGVDDLYGLSFELQFPADLLRYESPGRGVFPNVEVTEATAGRLLVGATHLGPVAGLSGGGAVVVARFAAIANGTGRFDFNGEEALDSFGDPLALNWHGGTVAIDL; encoded by the coding sequence ATGGCAGCGACGATCCTCGCCACGGTGTTCCTGCTCGCCTGCGAGAGTGGGGGAAGAAGTCCGACCGCTCCGGTGAGCCCGGTCACGACCGGCGGGGTCAGCTTCTTGCCTGTGTCGCCCAACGGCGCCGCGATCGCTCTCCGTGGCGGCGCGAGCGGGTCGGCGCTCGAGATCGAGGTCTACGCCGTCGGCGTCGACGATCTCTACGGCCTGAGCTTCGAACTTCAGTTTCCGGCGGATCTGCTGCGCTACGAGAGTCCCGGACGTGGCGTCTTCCCGAACGTGGAGGTGACGGAGGCGACAGCGGGCCGGCTCCTCGTCGGCGCCACCCACCTGGGACCGGTAGCCGGCCTGTCGGGCGGAGGCGCCGTCGTCGTCGCCCGCTTCGCCGCCATCGCCAACGGCACCGGCCGCTTCGACTTCAACGGCGAGGAGGCTCTTGACAGTTTCGGCGACCCGCTGGCCCTGAACTGGCACGGAGGAACGGTCGCGATCGACCTCTGA